The DNA segment gcACGTGCCCTGCTTCTCCAACAATGGCTTCCTCACCATAGCAGAAGATGCCTTCAGATCACTTGGACTTTGGTTTGGCTCTGAGGCCCTCTGAGGGAGCAGTACGCACCTCTTTATATAAGgaaacgaagagagagagagagagagagagagagagagaaacccaCATGCAAAGTAAAACACGGAAACAGTGTACAGTGTCTGCTATATGTTGGTGAATGTCAATGGAGAGACCCTATAGGCTTTGAGCTTTCTCTCTCCTACAGATAGAGAACAGACAATGAAGAAGGCGACAGGGTAGAGTATAATACATTATCTCCTGCTGGAATATAGTTTAGTTTAACCTATCATATTGGGTAATACGCCTGATGACCAAAGAATCTCGTCTGTTATATTGTCCATGCTCTTTCTTGTTGCTTAATCTTGGGTTCATAAAGCTGTAGTTGTAGGAAGGCGGGATAATTACACATTATTTCACCTCTTTAGTATcctaatttttagatttaaaaattttatattaaaatctttataattacgaaagtaaaatatttaatttaatttatcataGTGTCATCAATTTGACAAAGATACAACATATGATAGCAAATGTATGAATGATAAAAACTATAAACAATAAGGTAATTTCAATTATAGTAGTGGATGATGGTGCTGTTGATGGTTGTTATGGTGATAGTCGATGAGAACGATATGATGATTGACCTTATTGATATTGATGTGAACATCAAcgacgaagaggaagaagaagtagaGCAATGATGTATCTGTGTCAGTACcgtaggaggaagaggagagaggtGAGGCATTTGCATCAACGATGAtgaggagagaggaggaagaggaagcaggtgaGGTAGAGCAATGTGATGCTGAACGAGGAAGAGGAGGTACCGCTCTGCCTCCTCTTTTGCCTCCCTCATCATTGTCAGTGACGTAAATGTCTCACccgccttctcttcctcctccgatgTTGATGCCAACACCTACATGGATGTTGAGCAGTGTTGTATGAGGAAGAAGAGGTAAAGCGATGTGGCGCCGACGCAGATGTCTCACctccttcatcttcttccttcAACACTGACATAGATGCCTCATCGCTCTGTCTCATTTTCCTCCTCATCATCAATATTTAGATCGACATCGGTAAGGTTAACCATCACATTGTTCTTGTCGACTACCACTATAATAATCACTCATGGTGTCATCATTCGTCatcattaattaaattatatttcTTGCTCATCGTTTTCGTATCATTCATGCACATGATGTCACGTGTTGTATTTTCTATCGGTAAAATCGATAACGTTATGATAAAtgaagttaaatatttcactttataACCATACAAATTTTAATatagattttttaaatttaaagactAAAATAAAATACTAAAGAGATCTAATTACAAGCACCGAAAGTTTGAACTTTATCTGGATAGACTGATTGGTGAAGAATTAGCAATCAACTTAAACATAGATGTAGaagcttttatttttttctgataaattttctaaaaaaatcataagttctattatttctcataaaatatttcttttttattttattcaaagtatttttattttttaaaatatgatattatcccATCCCGTCCTAATTACCTTCGTCTCACCGTGGTTACCTCCGGCTAACCGAGGCTCTTGCTTGGGCCTGTGCTCTCGTTCATGCCTTCATCCCTGCTGTAAGATTGTGGTTGTCACCGTCGGTAACGAGGTCCTCATTTGTGCCAACGACTCCACCCTCGCCCACTGCCTCATCCCTGCCATGGAGATCCTCCATGGTGCCCTCACGTCTCTCAGCCTCGATCACAATGTCACCGTCACCTCCGCCACTCCCTCGTTGTCCTACCTACCCTCTAGCATAGTCTTCTGCCCGAATCTCCTCTCCTACATTCGACCCCTCCTTGCCTTCCACACCCGCACTGGCTCCCCCATCTTCATCAACGCCTACTCTTCGCATACATGAAGTATCCATCTAGTGTCACACTTGAATACGCTCTCCTCAACCAAGGTCCATCGCTTTCACCAACCCGACCACCAACGTCTGCTACACTAACTTGCTCCATGCTCAGGTCGACGACATATACCATTGTTGGGTTTAGCCCATATGTGGGTTTGGACAGGATGATTTAGGCACTGAgcctaaatatgatttattaaaaaaagaaaagaaaagaaaaaagagatataAAATAGATGTGCACAGTGAGGGCAGTGAGTGGCATGCGGCAAACTATGGCGACGCTTAAAAAAGgaacagagagagaaaaagaaaaaaagattaagGTTTTGAGACTTTTGCTAGATGATCGAGCAGTCAAAATTCATTGGTTTTGattcaaattttatgtgaagaatccttacaacaagctctacaatcttaataatatcaatatataaTTTATCCTCTCTAATGTGTtttcctgctatacccactttgtgagatctaaaattttattttcatgaaatctATCTttggtgatgatgatatgttactgttgagtcaagatatgtgttcttgatgttattgtgatgctCTGGTTATTCTGGAGAAGACTTACTATaaacttattatcattattagtgatagtggaagtttgaagtggATTACAGTCTCGTGATTTTTTCCGCATTGGATTTTCACGTAAAAATTTTAGTTTCTCACTTTGTGACTGATTTATTGTTCTACTGTTTATGCTGCTCTAGTTAATATTTGCTTTTGATAACAAGTTGGTattcattttgatacataaagagggaaaagaattattctactataatagtttttcccaacaagtggtattagagcttcAGGATTAaaatgaactcatcaaattattctacttagAGGCGTATGatagaagatttgctctattgtaaagatttgtataagctcaTCAAAGTTAAAGACAAATCTTCTACTATGGAAGATGAGAAATTGGAGATTCAACATAGAAAATCTATTGCTTATTTTAGAagattgatgaatataaatttgtaTGAGCatctttctgatgaaaccagagctgatgttatttggcaaatgttagaaaacctctttgcgaaaaagacagtggaaaatagaatttctctcctcggaagacttataaatttgaagtataaatatggtggtaatattgttgagcatataagcctattttagagtcttgcaaacaagttgattGGTATGAAAATgagtatagatgatgagatgcaaagattattacttctcaattcTTTATcaaaaagttgggaaacatatgtgatgacaatttgtaactccatactatagatatggttaaagatagtttgctaaatgaagatgctagaaggaaagaacagggagaATTtttttctggtgcatttgttactgaaaaacaagaaagacatagAAGAAGTTATAACAGAAATCCACATGATTATAGAAGAAAATCCAAGTCtagaatatatatcaaatatttttactataatacacaaggtcacatgaagaaagagtatagATTTTCGaaacgagaacagaatgaaatgaagaaaaatgagaaagagaccaataaagTTGTTAttgaaggtgatatcattattgtttgtgatgatggtTGTGTCAGTGTTATAGCTCAGGATaataactgggtaattgactctaatACTTCATTTCATATTACTTCCCTTGGTGATTTCTTCATATCTTATACTATTGGTGATTTTGGCAATGTcacaatgggaaacaatggtacatctaagattgtgggtattggagatattttctTAGAGACCAATAtttggagcaaattgatactcaaaaatgtcaaacatgtttcatatattcgtcttaacttgatatctatatgcAGACTTGATGATAAGGGATTtatacactattttggtgaaaacaAATGGAAACTcattaaaggttctctaattgtagcGAGAAGAAAGAAGctaaactctttttatgtcatgaaagctaagctacacaaaggagagattaatacaattcagaagagtgaaagtatagatctttgacatAAGAGGCTTAGTCATATCGACGAGAAGGgatttcaaactcttgctagaaagtagttcttactagagttgcaaggtacatctcttaaatcttatgatcattacTTAGTTGGAAAAATATATAGAGTTatctttcatacatatccatcatctagaagattaaatattattgatttgatttatattgatatatgtactatgcaaactagaactcttagatatgctatttattttgttattttcatTGATAACCATTTTAGATAAGTTTAGGATTttgttttgaaatctaaagaccaaatactcgatgttttcaaagagtttcatgttagtattgaaagagaaactaacaaaaaactaaagtgtattcgagcaAATAATGATGGCGAGTACAGAGGtccttttgaaaattattgtaggtTTCATGATAtcgggcttgagaaaacagttcataATACTCCTCAATAAATCTTTAGGgaaaggctatgagaactacagttgatttgataaatctttctccataagttcctctgaaaggtgatgttccaaagagagtatggaaaggaaaagatatatcttataatcacttaaaagtCTTTGAgtttaaagcatttgttcatattcctaaagatgagaggttcaagcttgataataaggcaaaaacatgtatcttcttaggatatggtcacgaagagtttggatacagattatgggatctagtgaacaaaaagattattagaagtagagatattgtatttcttgaaaactaattatttgatgatggtgataatattgagaagccaaaaacctttattcatattccttggagtttgggtctagtttcttcacctgtagttcatgatgatcatggaggAGATGAATAAGAAGATTGTGATAAGAATGTCAATGATGATGCTTCTacaattgatgatgttgaaccaactgaataaGTATCTCTACCACCAGctaagattccattgagaagatccacaagaGAGCGATAATCATCTATCAGATATCcttcacatgagtatgttatgcttactaacgggggagagctagaaacttactaagaagctattctacttgaacataaaaatgagtgggttaaagccatagaaaaaaaattagatccttgcttgagaaccacacctaggacttggtaaagttgcctaaagagaagaaaactcataagaataaattgatttataaattgaagactgaaaataatagtttacaacaaagatacaagaaaCGACTAGTTGTAAAAGGATTCAGCCAGAAGAAAGATATtgactttgaaaaaatattttctcctgtggtaaaaatgtcttctattcgtgttgttcttggtttggctacccACTTGAATtttgaagttgagcaacttgatgtgaaaataatatttcttcatggtgacttagaagaagaaatttatatggagcaatcataatgtttcaaagtcaagggaaaaaaaaatctagtgtataagcttaggaaaagcttatatggactcaaacaagcacttagacaatggtacaagaagtttgattcctttatgatgagccaatggTACAATAGAAtcatatctgatcattgtgtatttacaaaaaaatatttaaatgattatttcattattctcctactatatgttgatgatatgctgattgttggtcatgatgttggtaaaattgaaaagcttaaaagaaagCTAAGTAAGTCTGTTGCTATAAAAGACTTGGGATtgatgaaacaaatacttggaatGAAGATTTTTTATGATAGGAAGAAAGGAAAGATTTGGCTATCCCaaaagacttacattgaaaaggttcttgaaagatttaaCATAAGTAAAGCCAATGTTTGTTCTTCACTTGCAGgtaatttcaagcttagttcgggacaatgtcctacaagtgagaaagaaaaagaagaaatgtctagagtgccttactcatctatagtaggcagtttgatgtataatATGGTTTGTACTaaaccagatatagctcatgcaaatAGAGTTGTCAgctgatttctctctaatcctggtaaGGAACATTGAGCAGCAATgatatgaatattaagatatctaagaggtacttcaggttgtgtttatgttttgacaatgatgaacatgtgctataggggTACATAGATGCAGACATGACAGGTGACACTAattctaggaagtccacttcgggattcttgatcacGTTTGCAGGGAGAGTAGTCTCTGAGTAGTCTAAGTTAGataattgtgttgctctatcaaccatggaagcagaatatataacaattattgaagcctgcaaggaagctttatggatgaaaaagtttctatagaaATTGGGCTTGAAATAAGAAGGATATATTGTTTATTGTGATGGTTATAGTGTCATTcatctctccaagaattcaacatatcatttaAATCCAAGCATATTTATgttagatatcactggattcgtgatgtgcttgagacgaAAGAATTACATTTGGAAaatgtgcataccaatgagaatggatcaaatatattgacaaagtctttgcttaAGGAGAAGCTTAAAGCATGTAGACAAAGAGCGGGCTTAATAAAGCCcatcatatgagttggagggggagaattattgggacaagcccatatatgggcttggATTGGATAATTTGGGCATTGAGCCcaaatctaatttattaaaaataataataaaagacgTGCACAGTGAGTGGCGTGCGTGCAGCGAACCGTAGCGACGTTGAGAAAAGgaacaaagagagaaaaaaaaaaaaaaggttttgagACGTTTGTTAGATGATCGAGCGACTAAACTTTATTAGTTTTAGctcaaattttatttaaaaaatcctTGCAATAAGCTCTACAATCTTAATGGTACTGATCTATAATTTATCCCAACAACTATGCCATCCGACGGATGACAATGCAGGTGACACCGAGACCATGGGTGACACCAAAGAACACCACGAAACACAATGGCAATTTGATGTGGCTAGTGAGATGGTAGAAGGGTACGTCGCTGGTGTTGGAACACCGCTCCGTGCCCATATCTTCGCCCTCTTCAACGAGAAGGAGAAGGCGAGGTCGTCCTCCGAGCGCAACTATGACCTCTTCGAGCCTGACAACACCTTATCCTACCAACTGGTCGATGTCAGCCTATTAGCCCGCCCTTATTACCCCCAAGAAAGAATTTGCCCAACTAAAGGATGACAGGGCATCATGTGGTGTAAGGCGACCACAACAGGGGAGGGGACAGCATGCATGGACTTGCAGGATGACAACGCAGCATGGCGACTACTGAGGTGGGGACGATAGGGTCTCATGGGACGAAGACCGTCACCATGGATAGATAATCTCATCTTTTAGGGAATAAAGCAAAATCGGGGCGCTATGTTGGAAACAATAGAAACTTTGGGCTCTATTAAAAAtctatcctttttttttcttgaactgTAGAAAAATATTTCGATAAAATATTGATTATTCGATAGGTTTTATGCATGTGAATGTAGGAAACTGTAGTCGCATTTATATGCTCTATTAGTTATATGGTGGATTAAGTAGGAAGATGTTGCTCGTATAATATGCTAACAACCGTGCGTACAAGGAATTGTCTTTTTGTCAAGTAATCTATTTTACGATTAAGAAGAATCTGAATCAATAGAGCTTAGGGATGATAGAATTAGACAAGAGAATGGAGGCTGCAAATAACTTTTGCTTTGATCTTTAATGGAATGAGAGAATTAAAGTAATAATTTATATTgggcaacatttgatgtatacaaaATGATAATTTCTTGAACTActgtgttgatgatgatgatgatgatttgattaaaaaataattttattttttgagtaATTGGCATTGTCTTTGTCCTATTCATAATTATGTAAGGTAATATATAACTGTTCTCCATTATTAtaagtgaaaaaaataaatagCAATAATTTGAAACTGGATATTCATAAAATAGTATACATAATTGATGTGCGTGTGACTTGAAATCATTGTTGATGGGAAGAGGGAGGAAGTTTTGTCCTTTGGTTCAActttaataattaaatttaatataCCTTGTCTTTTATacacttttctttttttccctgagatttttagttaaaaaaatatttgaaaaacatTATCTATTATTTGAAAATGCAATGATCTTTTAGACCTTAAATTGACATTTAGTAGCGAATCTTTGTGATTCATTTCACATGTATTGCTAGCTTCCCATAATTCTTAGTGAATCTTTAATACTAATTTTTGATCCATTAATtggttgataatttttttaaattttgctaATGAAGATGACTATtattttttttagcaatttattaaaaaatcagaGTAATGGATTTTTAGCACATGATATCctcatatttagtttttaacaaaGGGGTATCAATTTTttcaaataattttgataatgctCTTGAACCGAGTTTTTTCAAGTCGTAAGTTGGTTTGGTTCAGATCATATCAATTCAAGTTGGGTTAGGTTGGATCAAATCCTTACATTCATGTTATACTTAATTTATAATCGATTTACACTTAAGTTATACTCATTcacaaaatttattaaaaatatattaatttttatataaacttattcttaatttttcataaaataaaaaaaaactaatatattttttgttaaaatcatattataatagaattctcaaaattttgatattaagtatcttaaaatatctaaatataaaatattaatttaaaaataagttaGATAATCAAGTTTAACTTATTTCAGTTGTGAGTGTCACTAAGTCAatgttgaaaataaaaatataaaatataaaattttatgattagttttaggataaatttatgataattttatataaaaattaatatatcttttaaCAAATTATATGAATGAGTATAATTTGAGTGTAATAACTTTTTAGATAATTTaggataaatttattaaaaaattatatatttttaaggataacttaagttttttattttttgatgaatttaagataattttatatagaaactaattttttaatatgttCTACGAATGAGTGTAACTcaagtataatattttttaaaaaataatttatatataaaaataatatatattgaaaGATAACTTAAgttttttaattttatgataaatttaacatatttttatataaaaataatatattttaaaaatattttatataaataagtGTAGCTCCTTGATTATAAATTGTGAGGAGAAAAAGATGAAAAAGATGGAAGATAAGAACAAagaggaggagggaagggaggGAGTAGCTAATGAGgattagaaaggaaaaaaaaggaggatgaagagaggagaaggggtgAGAGAGGGGAGGAGAGGGAGGATATAAATGTGAAGGAGAAAATCTAAGAGAAGAGTGATTATGGAGATGAAGTGAGAGGAGAAGGTGAGgacgagaaggaagaggaagaagcaaaAGGAGACGATGAGAAGAAGGAACTAAagggaagaagatgatgacaaaAGAGTAGTAGTGGAGGTGGAGAGATAAGGAGGTGAGGATAATTTAAGATCTAATTAAATCAATTAAATAATTAAGAATTAGTTAATAGATctgatttgatttattttaaaataattatttttttaaaaaaatcgagTACAAacgataatcatatttttatgatttgattAAGTGTAGTATCGTCGAagtccaaaaaaaaatattttttagtaaaaataaaatatgaggacaaaaattattattatttagtatttttccggtaaatttatattttttttccttgagAAAATGTAAACAATAAGTGAAAATGAAACGCAGGCGTAGTTGACTTTAAGGAAGCCCTGTTGACTATGCACACGTGTGAAGATAAACTTGGTGACTCCTCTCTCGGTAAATCCAAGCAGGCAGATTCCATCCTTCTCGTCACGGGACGTTACGCCATCTCTTGTACGACGAATGGGCTCTTGCTTCCCCCGTCTGTTCACCCACCAACACGCCCACAATTATCCGACCAGAATTCATCTGCCACGTCTCGGATCCGTCGATTTATAATGATCTGTCACTCTTTGATTGGTATGTATCTCGTTGCGTGTCTTGCATCACGCACAGGAACAGGTCCATAAAGCTGCCGATCTTATCCAGTACAGGCGGTCCCCTTGTCACCATCAACACCCAAATCGACGGTGGGGATTGGTCCAGCTCCTTGACCGTTCCCTCTATAAATGCCCCTCCCCGCTTCCGGATCCTGATCTACTACTGTTGGTTCTCTGTGCAAGTGAGCTCTTCTTAGGGGCATTTCCGTGATTAAGTGAAGGACTATGGGCCTTCTTGATCAGCTCTGGGACGACACCGTCGCCGGGCCTCGCCCAGAGACCGGTCTCGGTCGCCTCCGGAAGCACTCGTCCTTCGGCTTCCGCCCCAATTCCGGCGGCAAAGGTCTCGCCTTCTCTTTCCATTCCCTTTTTTCTCTGATTTGATCTTGGATCTGATGCGTCCGTTGAAGTCATGCCACTGATTCAACGGATCTGATGTTGGAGACGTGGTGGCGCAGCAGAGGGAGCAGCGGCGCACGGAGGGATCGCCCGATCGGAGGGCGGCGGCGAGGATGTCGAGGTGAGGGTGACGCGGAGCATCATGATCAAGAGGCCGGCTGGGTGTCCGTCGCCGGGGAACGCGACGCCGCCGGCATCGCCCGCGGGATCCACGCCACCCATCTCCCCCTTTTCCGGTAAGGGTTTGGTGTTCAGCAAGAGTGTGCGTTATCGGATGTTCGAGGACATTTTGGTCATTTCGGAATAGTCTCCGTGTATTCTACTGATGTACCCGTGTCTTGTTTGCTAACATGTTCGTCCTTGCAAGGTTAATTAAGGAATTTAGGCATTTCCATTTAACCTAACTCTTCCATATCCCACTCACAAATACTATATGGGGAATATTTTTATTGTCATAGCAGAACAATAAATTTGAATTAGCTCAATTGTAAGTTATTGAATCGTAGCTACCAGTAGATGCTCAGAGGACATCATGTTGTTAGCTTCTAGTCCGCAATCTGTATATATGGAGTGCAAGAAATTAGAAGCTTTACTGCCTCATACTTTAACGAGAAATCCAAACTCTCGCATTACATGAGCAATCGGATGCATTGCATGATTTTTAGATTGTCCAACCATACCGCATCATGTTCGACAATTTGCAGTAGTCTAAACAGTTGCATTATCATAATGGCACTTTGTTTAATGCTCTCTCACGTAGGTAGTCTTCTGGTTCTAGTGCCACCTCTCTTTCCTGATGTAACATCTTGATTATTTAGAAGTTAGATTAGATTACACGAAGATACAGTGAATCTAGACAGTGCCTTGCTGATGTTCTACCATACTAAACATCTTGCAATCCTAGGTTTGACCGGGTATTTTTTCTGGTGCTAACCAGGAGGCAGGGAGTGGAACCGGTTTAGGAGGAAATCATCATCCGATGCATATGAAAGAGTGGtgggaggaggaggggaaggaggaggaaTGGTGGGTCTTGGATCGCAGAATCCTTCTCCTCCTCACGAGGTTTGAGCTGTGCTGAGCACCCTCCTCTTCCAATATTGCTGTTAGACTACTACCTGCACCATGAGAGGTAGAGAATTACAGAGCAAAATGAGGC comes from the Musa acuminata AAA Group cultivar baxijiao chromosome BXJ2-8, Cavendish_Baxijiao_AAA, whole genome shotgun sequence genome and includes:
- the LOC135582811 gene encoding dormancy-associated protein homolog 3-like isoform X2, whose product is MGLLDQLWDDTVAGPRPETGLGRLRKHSSFGFRPNSGGKEGAAAHGGIARSEGGGEDVEVRVTRSIMIKRPAGCPSPGNATPPASPAGSTPPISPFSGGREWNRFRRKSSSDAYERVVGGGGEGGGMVGLGSQNPSPPHEV
- the LOC135582811 gene encoding dormancy-associated protein homolog 3-like isoform X1, which encodes MGLLDQLWDDTVAGPRPETGLGRLRKHSSFGFRPNSGGKAEGAAAHGGIARSEGGGEDVEVRVTRSIMIKRPAGCPSPGNATPPASPAGSTPPISPFSGGREWNRFRRKSSSDAYERVVGGGGEGGGMVGLGSQNPSPPHEV